A window of the Hordeum vulgare subsp. vulgare chromosome 5H, MorexV3_pseudomolecules_assembly, whole genome shotgun sequence genome harbors these coding sequences:
- the LOC123396501 gene encoding transcription initiation factor TFIID subunit 2 isoform X3, producing the protein MAKARKQKPEGGAGGGPTVLHQKLCLSIDMENQLIYGYTEMKVLLAENDTFALHADSMTIRNILVDGEAAEFEYSPHWKNVDDQPGWLSVSCLKTAADAACSAYVSSLTSETVPNLIISSERSVKSTTELPGDENGEKHERIGGKPVQFSGDKAVNICNGSVEENDTEEEKENTKEDEKANEKEVKTEMEVETEKEREKKETEEEKEKEKEKEKEEKEEEKEKEVINENEKEKENEMQIENEKVKNTKLVRVDYILEKAETGVHFVNNVLHSNSQIRRAHCWFPCIDSATQRCPFDLEFTVSTDLVAVSNGDLLYQVLSKEDPPRKTYVYKLSTPVSAQWISLVVGPFEVLPDKNGISVSHMCLSPTLSKLDNTISFFHDAYSCYEDYLAASFPFGLYKQIFLPSEMVVSPTSFGASTCIFSADILNDEKVIDQIIGTRIKLAYALARQWFGIYTSAEEPNDEWLLDGLAGFLTDLFIKRYLGNNEARYRRFKANCTVCQFDVSGATALGSPDASTDLYGTQALGSHGKIRSLKAVAVLQTLEKQMGPDSFRKILQMIVASTRASRTLSTKEFRHLANKVGNLERPFLKEFFPRWIESCGCPIMRLGISYSKRRNLVELAVSRGCTAKADPGSDNHVNGDIQEGATGWPGMMSVRVHETDGAYDHPILPMAGEALQVVELQCHSKLAAKRFQKTKKGSKPDGSDDNVDASTQENRTSMDSPLLWIRVDPEMEYLAEIHFHQPIQMWDTDLAGLLHLVKFYKSRRFDTDIGLPRPNDFHDIPEYFVLEAIPHAVALVRSSDKSSPRQAIEFILQLLKYNDNNGNVYSDAYWLAAMVQAIGEVEFGQQGIGLLSSLLKRIDRLLQFDNFMPGYNGVLTVSCIRALARIAERVSSSICLDRICELIAPFRSMDKPWKVRIEASRVLLDLELHHKGLDAALLLFLKYTDEERSLRGGTKLAVHVLRICQANIESNLTDQIKVPTLFGLLHLLSSKKAYNNVLLRHNVFCILQIAAGRPPTLYGVPKNVAPSPLVQEISVDQHTKADSSVPQLSRPQEPSTSTPSVREVLPATVPSKDADNISNCSERRNVVKIRVRRTASSSKGDGADHRDHSHGGRNENEAGPCSSMSVDAPMVGVPNEPPTTSNHNIEEQNSCHERESRMSASVSNAKVMDTYEISKELQCTADSRIDAADSRLLVPKNEFSPVVNVREDVDKPGSQLEGVSTSYVGTQAPDSVNGLHSKEKKRKDKKDKKRSRDEKRDKKDDPEYLAKKRLKKEKKKMEKELARKQKEGDRASSQQDIVKPSDSQGTVAATPPAPERSAEPQVSNKDAAVDRTPPPTKKIKIKFKPLKKIG; encoded by the exons ATGGCCAAGGCGCGGAAGCAGAAGCCGGAAGGGGGCGCCGGCGGAGGCCCCACCGTGCTCCACCAGAAGCTCTGCCTCTCCATCGACATGGAGAACCAGCTGATTTACGG GTACACCGAGATGAAAGTTCTTCTAGCCGAGAACGATACTTTCGCTCTGCATGCTGACAGTATGACGATTAGGAACATATTGGTGGATGGTGAGGCTGCTGAGTTTGAGTATTCTCCTCATTGGAAAAATGTTGATGATCAACCGGGTTGGTTGTCAGTATCATGTTTGAAGACTGCTGCGGATGCTGCATGCTCAGCTTATGTCTCTTCTCTAACCAGTGAAACTGTACCTAATCTCATCATATCATCTGAGAGATCGGTCAAGTCAACCACTGAGCTACCGGGTGATGAAAATGGTGAAAAGCATGAAAGAATTGGTGGGAAACCTGTTCAATTTTCTGGTGACAAAGCAGTTAACATCTGCAATGGTTCTGTGGAGGAAAATGATACGGAAGAGGAAAAGgagaacacaaaggaagatgaaaAAGCAAACGAGAAGGAAGTGAAAACAGAGATGGAGGTGGAgacagagaaggagagggagaagaaggaaactgaagaggagaaggagaaagagaaggaaaaggagaaagaggagaaggaggaggaaaaagaaaaggaagtcataaatgaaaatgagaaagaaaaggaaaatgaaatGCAAATCGAGAATGAAAAG GTGAAGAACACAAAACTGGTTCGTGTAGATTATATTTTGGAGAAGGCTGAAACTGGCGTTCATTTTGTCAACAATGTCTTACATAGTAATAGTCAAATAAGGCGTGCACACTGTTGGTTCCCTTGCATTGATAGTGCAACACAACGTTGTCC GTTTGACCTGGAGTTTACAGTTAGCACAGATCTAGTCGCAGTCAGCAATGGGGACTTGCTTTACCAG GTCTTAAGCAAGGAAGATCCTCCAAGGAAAACTTATGTATACAAATTGAGCACTCCAGTTAGTGCACAGTGGATATCGTTGGTTGTAGGCCCATTTGAAGTTCTTCCTGACAAGAATGGAATAAGTGTATCCCACATGTGTTTATCTCCGACTTTGTCAAAGCTTGATAACACCATCTCATTCTTTCATGATGCTTACAG CTGTTACGAAGATTATCTCGCAGCATCATTTCCCTTTGGCTTATACAAGCAAATTTTTCTTCCATCCGAAATGGTAGTATCGCCAACAAGCTTTGGAGCCTCCACATGCATCTTCAGTGCTGATATCTTAAATGATGAAAAAGTTATAGACCAG ATTATTGGCACGAGAATCAAACTAGCATATGCTCTTGCAAGGCAGTGGTTTGGCATATACACAAGTGCAGAAGAGCCAAATGATG AATGGCTACTGGATGGTTTGGCTGGTTTTCTTACCGACCTTTTTATCAAGCGTTATCTTGGGAATAATGAGGCACGCTATAGGCGTTTCAAG GCCAATTGCACCGTATGCCAGTTCGATGTCAGTGGTGCAACTGCTTTGGGGTCTCCTGATGCTTCAACTGATCTGTATGGAACTCAAGCACTTGGCTCACATGGGAAAATTCGTTCATTGAAGGCA GTGGCCGTTCTTCAAACATTGGAGAAACAGATGGGGCCAGACTCTTTTCGAAAG ATTCTGCAGATGATAGTAGCTTCAACTCGTGCCTCGAGGACACTAAGCACGAAAGAG TTTAGGCACCTCGCGAATAAGGTTGGCAATCTTGAACGTCCTTTCCTCAAAGAATTCTTTCCACGGTGGATTGAATCTTGTGGATGCCCGATTATGAG ATTGGGAATCTCGTATAGCAAAAGGAGAAATTTGGTCGAATTGGCTGTTTCACGGGGTTGCACAGCAAAAGCTGATCCAGGTTCTGATAATCACGTGAATGGTGATATTCAAGAAGGTGCAACTGGATGGCCAGGAATGATGAGTGTACGTGTTCATGAAACTGATGGAGCGTATGATCATCCGATTCTGCCAATGGCTGGTGAAGCGTTGCAGGTGGTGGAATTACAGTGCCATTCCAAATTAGCAGCAAAGCGTTTTCAGAAAACCAAAAAGGGCTCCAAGCCTGATGGTTCTGATGACAACGTAGATGCTTCAACTCAAGAGAATCGCACAAG CATGGATTCCCCTTTACTATGGATCAGAGTGGACCCAGAAatggaataccttgctgaaatccattttcaCCAGCCTATTCAGATGTGG GACACGGATTTAGCTGGGCTTCTTCATCTGGTTAAATTCTATAAAAGCCGCCGGTTTGATACTGATATTGGATTACCCAG GCCAAACGACTTCCATGATATTCCAGAATACTTTGTTCTCGAG GCAATTCCTCATGCAGTAGCTCTTGTTAGATCATCAGATAAGAGCAGCCCGAGGCAAGCTATTGAATTTATTCTTCAGCTTCTAAAG TATAATGATAACAACGGAAATGTATACTCTGATGCCTACTGGCTAGCTGCAATGGTCCAGGCAATAGGCGAAGTAGAATTTGGCCAGCAG GGCATAGGCCTCCTATCCTCTCTTCTGAAGCGTATTGACCGACTCCTGCAATTTGACAA CTTTATGCCTGGTTACAATGGGGTTTTGACTGTCAGCTGCATTCGGGCTCTTGCACGTATAGCGGAGAGGGTATCATCTTCCATTTGCCTT GATCGTATTTGTGAATTAATTGCCCCTTTCCGTAGCATGGATAAACCATGGAAAGTCCGAATAGAAGCTAGCAGGGTtcttcttgatcttgagcttcacCATAAAGGGCTAGATGCAGCTCTCTTGTTGTTCTTGAAATATACAGATGAAGAAAGATCTTTGCGAG GTGGAACAAAGTTGGCTGTTCATGTCTTGCGCATATGCCAAGCAAATATTGAATCTAACCTTACTGATCAGATAAAAGTACCAACACTCTTTGGTCTCCTTCACCTGCTCAGTAGCAAAAAAGCATACAACAATGTCCTCCTTCGCCATAATGTGTTCTGCATTTTGCAAATTGCTGCTGGAAG gcCTCCAACACTGTATGGAGTTCCAAAGAATGTCGCCCCATCTCCACTGGTCCAGGAGATATCCGTTGATCAGCATACTAAAGCTGATTCCTCGGTTCCTCAACTATCAAGGCCTCAAGAACCTTCCACTAGCACTCCTAGTGTCCGTGAGGTCTTACCTGCCACTGTACCTTCCAAAGATGCTGATAACATATCTAACTGTAGCGAGCGAAGGAATGTTGTCAAAATTAGGGTTAGGCGTACTGCATCATCCAGtaaaggagatggtgctgatcacAGGGATCATTCACATGGTGGAAGAAATGAAAACGAAGCGGGTCCTTGTAGTTCTATGTCGGTGGATGCCCCTATGGTTGGAGTGCCAAATGAGCCACCGACCACAAGTAATCATAATATTGAGGAGCAGAACTCATGTCATGAACGTGAATCAAGGATGTCTGCAAGCGTGAGCAATGCCAAAGTAATGGACACGTACGAAATTTCCAAGGAACTACAGTGTACAGCCGATTCAAGGATAGATGCCGCTGATTCAAGGCTACTGGTGCCCAAGAATGAGTTCTCTCCTGTCGTCAATGTGCGGGAAGATGTGGATAAGCCTGGCAGTCAGCTTGAAGGAGTATCCACCAGCTATGTTGGAACCCAAGCTCCAGATTCCGTCAACGGGCTGCACTctaaagagaagaagagaaaggacaagaaagataagaagcggAGCCGGGACGAAAAACGAGACAAGAAAGATGACCCCGAGTACCTGGCGAAAAAGCGTcttaagaaagagaagaaaaagatggAGAAAGAGTTAGCCCGAAAGCAGAAGGAAGGTGACAGAGCTTCTTCTCAGCAAGATATAGTGAAACCCTCCGACTCACAAGGAACTGTGGCAGCAACGCCACCAGCCCCAGAGCGAAGCGCCGAGCCCCAGGTTTCAAACAAGGATGCTGCGGTTGACAGGACACCGCCGCCGACCAAGAAAATAAAGATCAAATTCAAGCCCTTGAAGAAGATAGGCTAA
- the LOC123396501 gene encoding transcription initiation factor TFIID subunit 2 isoform X2, protein MAKARKQKPEGGAGGGPTVLHQKLCLSIDMENQLIYGYTEMKVLLAENDTFALHADSMTIRNILVDGEAAEFEYSPHWKNVDDQPGWLSVSCLKTAADAACSAYVSSLTSETVPNLIISSERSVKSTTELPGDENGEKHERIGGKPVQFSGDKAVNICNGSVEENDTEEEKENTKEDEKANEKEVKTEMEVETEKEREKKETEEEKEKEKEKEKEEKEEEKEKEVINENEKEKENEMQIENEKVKNTKLVRVDYILEKAETGVHFVNNVLHSNSQIRRAHCWFPCIDSATQRCPFDLEFTVSTDLVAVSNGDLLYQVLSKEDPPRKTYVYKLSTPVSAQWISLVVGPFEVLPDKNGISVSHMCLSPTLSKLDNTISFFHDAYSCYEDYLAASFPFGLYKQIFLPSEMVVSPTSFGASTCIFSADILNDEKVIDQIIGTRIKLAYALARQWFGIYTSAEEPNDEWLLDGLAGFLTDLFIKRYLGNNEARYRRFKANCTVCQFDVSGATALGSPDASTDLYGTQALGSHGKIRSLKAVAVLQTLEKQMGPDSFRKILQMIVASTRASRTLSTKEFRHLANKVGNLERPFLKEFFPRWIESCGCPIMRLGISYSKRRNLVELAVSRGCTAKADPGSDNHVNGDIQEGATGWPGMMSVRVHETDGAYDHPILPMAGEALQVVELQCHSKLAAKRFQKTKKGSKPDGSDDNVDASTQENRTSMDSPLLWIRVDPEMEYLAEIHFHQPIQMWINQLEKDKDVISQSQAITVLEKLPQLSFAVINALNNFLNDTKDTDLAGLLHLVKFYKSRRFDTDIGLPRPNDFHDIPEYFVLEAIPHAVALVRSSDKSSPRQAIEFILQLLKYNDNNGNVYSDAYWLAAMVQAIGEVEFGQQGIGLLSSLLKRIDRLLQFDNFMPGYNGVLTVSCIRALARIAERVSSSICLDRICELIAPFRSMDKPWKVRIEASRVLLDLELHHKGLDAALLLFLKYTDEERSLRGGTKLAVHVLRICQANIESNLTDQIKVPTLFGLLHLLSSKKAYNNVLLRHNVFCILQIAAGRPPTLYGVPKNVAPSPLVQEISVDQHTKADSSVPQLSRPQEPSTSTPSVREVLPATVPSKDADNISNCSERRNVVKIRVRRTASSSKGDGADHRDHSHGGRNENEAGPCSSMSVDAPMVGVPNEPPTTSNHNIEEQNSCHERESRMSASVSNAKVMDTYEISKELQCTADSRIDAADSRLLVPKNEFSPVVNVREDVDKPGSQLEGVSTSYVGTQAPDSVNGLHSKEKKRKDKKDKKRSRDEKRDKKDDPEYLAKKRLKKEKKKMEKELARKQKEGDRASSQQDIVKPSDSQGTVAATPPAPERSAEPQVSNKDAAVDRTPPPTKKIKIKFKPLKKIG, encoded by the exons ATGGCCAAGGCGCGGAAGCAGAAGCCGGAAGGGGGCGCCGGCGGAGGCCCCACCGTGCTCCACCAGAAGCTCTGCCTCTCCATCGACATGGAGAACCAGCTGATTTACGG GTACACCGAGATGAAAGTTCTTCTAGCCGAGAACGATACTTTCGCTCTGCATGCTGACAGTATGACGATTAGGAACATATTGGTGGATGGTGAGGCTGCTGAGTTTGAGTATTCTCCTCATTGGAAAAATGTTGATGATCAACCGGGTTGGTTGTCAGTATCATGTTTGAAGACTGCTGCGGATGCTGCATGCTCAGCTTATGTCTCTTCTCTAACCAGTGAAACTGTACCTAATCTCATCATATCATCTGAGAGATCGGTCAAGTCAACCACTGAGCTACCGGGTGATGAAAATGGTGAAAAGCATGAAAGAATTGGTGGGAAACCTGTTCAATTTTCTGGTGACAAAGCAGTTAACATCTGCAATGGTTCTGTGGAGGAAAATGATACGGAAGAGGAAAAGgagaacacaaaggaagatgaaaAAGCAAACGAGAAGGAAGTGAAAACAGAGATGGAGGTGGAgacagagaaggagagggagaagaaggaaactgaagaggagaaggagaaagagaaggaaaaggagaaagaggagaaggaggaggaaaaagaaaaggaagtcataaatgaaaatgagaaagaaaaggaaaatgaaatGCAAATCGAGAATGAAAAG GTGAAGAACACAAAACTGGTTCGTGTAGATTATATTTTGGAGAAGGCTGAAACTGGCGTTCATTTTGTCAACAATGTCTTACATAGTAATAGTCAAATAAGGCGTGCACACTGTTGGTTCCCTTGCATTGATAGTGCAACACAACGTTGTCC GTTTGACCTGGAGTTTACAGTTAGCACAGATCTAGTCGCAGTCAGCAATGGGGACTTGCTTTACCAG GTCTTAAGCAAGGAAGATCCTCCAAGGAAAACTTATGTATACAAATTGAGCACTCCAGTTAGTGCACAGTGGATATCGTTGGTTGTAGGCCCATTTGAAGTTCTTCCTGACAAGAATGGAATAAGTGTATCCCACATGTGTTTATCTCCGACTTTGTCAAAGCTTGATAACACCATCTCATTCTTTCATGATGCTTACAG CTGTTACGAAGATTATCTCGCAGCATCATTTCCCTTTGGCTTATACAAGCAAATTTTTCTTCCATCCGAAATGGTAGTATCGCCAACAAGCTTTGGAGCCTCCACATGCATCTTCAGTGCTGATATCTTAAATGATGAAAAAGTTATAGACCAG ATTATTGGCACGAGAATCAAACTAGCATATGCTCTTGCAAGGCAGTGGTTTGGCATATACACAAGTGCAGAAGAGCCAAATGATG AATGGCTACTGGATGGTTTGGCTGGTTTTCTTACCGACCTTTTTATCAAGCGTTATCTTGGGAATAATGAGGCACGCTATAGGCGTTTCAAG GCCAATTGCACCGTATGCCAGTTCGATGTCAGTGGTGCAACTGCTTTGGGGTCTCCTGATGCTTCAACTGATCTGTATGGAACTCAAGCACTTGGCTCACATGGGAAAATTCGTTCATTGAAGGCA GTGGCCGTTCTTCAAACATTGGAGAAACAGATGGGGCCAGACTCTTTTCGAAAG ATTCTGCAGATGATAGTAGCTTCAACTCGTGCCTCGAGGACACTAAGCACGAAAGAG TTTAGGCACCTCGCGAATAAGGTTGGCAATCTTGAACGTCCTTTCCTCAAAGAATTCTTTCCACGGTGGATTGAATCTTGTGGATGCCCGATTATGAG ATTGGGAATCTCGTATAGCAAAAGGAGAAATTTGGTCGAATTGGCTGTTTCACGGGGTTGCACAGCAAAAGCTGATCCAGGTTCTGATAATCACGTGAATGGTGATATTCAAGAAGGTGCAACTGGATGGCCAGGAATGATGAGTGTACGTGTTCATGAAACTGATGGAGCGTATGATCATCCGATTCTGCCAATGGCTGGTGAAGCGTTGCAGGTGGTGGAATTACAGTGCCATTCCAAATTAGCAGCAAAGCGTTTTCAGAAAACCAAAAAGGGCTCCAAGCCTGATGGTTCTGATGACAACGTAGATGCTTCAACTCAAGAGAATCGCACAAG CATGGATTCCCCTTTACTATGGATCAGAGTGGACCCAGAAatggaataccttgctgaaatccattttcaCCAGCCTATTCAGATGTGG ATCAATCAATTGGAGAAGGACAAAGATGTCATTTCGCAGTCACAGGCAATAACTGTTCTGGAGAAATTACCTCAGCTCTCTTTTGCTGTGATTAATGCCCTCAATAATTTCCTAAATGATACCAAG GACACGGATTTAGCTGGGCTTCTTCATCTGGTTAAATTCTATAAAAGCCGCCGGTTTGATACTGATATTGGATTACCCAG GCCAAACGACTTCCATGATATTCCAGAATACTTTGTTCTCGAG GCAATTCCTCATGCAGTAGCTCTTGTTAGATCATCAGATAAGAGCAGCCCGAGGCAAGCTATTGAATTTATTCTTCAGCTTCTAAAG TATAATGATAACAACGGAAATGTATACTCTGATGCCTACTGGCTAGCTGCAATGGTCCAGGCAATAGGCGAAGTAGAATTTGGCCAGCAG GGCATAGGCCTCCTATCCTCTCTTCTGAAGCGTATTGACCGACTCCTGCAATTTGACAA CTTTATGCCTGGTTACAATGGGGTTTTGACTGTCAGCTGCATTCGGGCTCTTGCACGTATAGCGGAGAGGGTATCATCTTCCATTTGCCTT GATCGTATTTGTGAATTAATTGCCCCTTTCCGTAGCATGGATAAACCATGGAAAGTCCGAATAGAAGCTAGCAGGGTtcttcttgatcttgagcttcacCATAAAGGGCTAGATGCAGCTCTCTTGTTGTTCTTGAAATATACAGATGAAGAAAGATCTTTGCGAG GTGGAACAAAGTTGGCTGTTCATGTCTTGCGCATATGCCAAGCAAATATTGAATCTAACCTTACTGATCAGATAAAAGTACCAACACTCTTTGGTCTCCTTCACCTGCTCAGTAGCAAAAAAGCATACAACAATGTCCTCCTTCGCCATAATGTGTTCTGCATTTTGCAAATTGCTGCTGGAAG gcCTCCAACACTGTATGGAGTTCCAAAGAATGTCGCCCCATCTCCACTGGTCCAGGAGATATCCGTTGATCAGCATACTAAAGCTGATTCCTCGGTTCCTCAACTATCAAGGCCTCAAGAACCTTCCACTAGCACTCCTAGTGTCCGTGAGGTCTTACCTGCCACTGTACCTTCCAAAGATGCTGATAACATATCTAACTGTAGCGAGCGAAGGAATGTTGTCAAAATTAGGGTTAGGCGTACTGCATCATCCAGtaaaggagatggtgctgatcacAGGGATCATTCACATGGTGGAAGAAATGAAAACGAAGCGGGTCCTTGTAGTTCTATGTCGGTGGATGCCCCTATGGTTGGAGTGCCAAATGAGCCACCGACCACAAGTAATCATAATATTGAGGAGCAGAACTCATGTCATGAACGTGAATCAAGGATGTCTGCAAGCGTGAGCAATGCCAAAGTAATGGACACGTACGAAATTTCCAAGGAACTACAGTGTACAGCCGATTCAAGGATAGATGCCGCTGATTCAAGGCTACTGGTGCCCAAGAATGAGTTCTCTCCTGTCGTCAATGTGCGGGAAGATGTGGATAAGCCTGGCAGTCAGCTTGAAGGAGTATCCACCAGCTATGTTGGAACCCAAGCTCCAGATTCCGTCAACGGGCTGCACTctaaagagaagaagagaaaggacaagaaagataagaagcggAGCCGGGACGAAAAACGAGACAAGAAAGATGACCCCGAGTACCTGGCGAAAAAGCGTcttaagaaagagaagaaaaagatggAGAAAGAGTTAGCCCGAAAGCAGAAGGAAGGTGACAGAGCTTCTTCTCAGCAAGATATAGTGAAACCCTCCGACTCACAAGGAACTGTGGCAGCAACGCCACCAGCCCCAGAGCGAAGCGCCGAGCCCCAGGTTTCAAACAAGGATGCTGCGGTTGACAGGACACCGCCGCCGACCAAGAAAATAAAGATCAAATTCAAGCCCTTGAAGAAGATAGGCTAA